The window CAGTTCAGATCGGATCGGTCGACAACGTGCTGCAGGCTGCAGGAGGCAGAAGAATACTCTATCGAGAGTCGACCCGTCACGCAGCTTCTTTTACGTGCCCTCACCTCAGTAACTGTTAATTTTCAGTTCATAAACCATGTTGTTTTTAGGGTAATAAACCATGTTAAAAAGTAAAGAAGATTACATTTCCCCCCACCATGGCTCCAGACACTTCACCGGGTGCGTGTCCGCAGCACGGCGACGTGCTACGTGTAAGAACAAATTGATCTACGCGTGAACCTGACCTTAAACTAAACTAATCTATGAGGTGGAAGATAATTTCAGGCACTTGCCAAGTGGTTTACACTTTTACACGCGCACAGGGAAGACGTCGTCTTCAGACGCACACATGCGTCGCCGCGGCCCTGCGATGACCGGCGAGCTTATAAAACATCCGCCCCGAGAAGGCCAGGACTCCCGACGACATCCACTAGCAACCACCGCTCCTGATCTCAGCTCGTCGAGAAACCAACCAAGAATAGTCCGACACACAGGCCACCATGGCGAACCCATCCGCCACCGCTACTGCCTCCGCCTCGACCTCGAGGGCGTCGTGCTGGGCTACCAGCACCGCCAAGCTCACTTGCCTCTGCTCGCCGACCAACCACCCGGGCTCCTTCCGCTGCACTCGCCACCGCAACACGCGGGGGCGTCCGGAGACGTCGTCGTCCAACCGCGCGTCACACCAGTCCACGGCTCCGGGCGCGAGCGCGACCGTGCGCGTCGAGGGGATCACCAGGAGCGGCGTTGTCGGCGCCGGCGGCAGAACCACCAAGGGCCGGTCCGTCCTGCGCGCGCACCTGCTGCGGCTGGTCAGCGCGCCGTCCTCCGCCGGCCGCGACCACCGCCGCTGCCGCGACTTCAAGCCCCGCCCATCAAGGCTGGGCCGCCTCGCGGTGACCGCGTGACCTGGCTGCTCTGCCTCGCAGCTCGTACTAGGGAGCTCACCAGTAGTGGCGGACGGTGCGCCTCTATTTCGCGCGCACCAACGCATGGATCCGTCGTGGTTAGCACGTAGCTAGGATCGGGTACTACTCTGGAGAATGGAACTGATGATGGTGCTGATAATCACTAGTACTAGTACTCTGGATCTGTACACACTTCCTTGTAATTTTTGCCGAGGAATGACATGGAGCAGTTTGTGTGACCTTTGCTGCATCTTTGCGTTGTTCTGacccaaccctagcgccgccagcaCCTCTCCCTCCACCCCttcctgccgccgctgccgccggcgtgggccgcggtggcggcgggcccGGTGCCAAAGTTTCTGGGCGGGGGGAGGCGGCGGATCCCATCTGAGGCGGCGGGGGCGGCCCTTCTCATGCGATCCAACGGCGGCGGCTAGGATGGAGATTCCGGGCTGTGCGGCGGGGGCCCGAGCACCAtcgccggcggagcggcggccctgcatggacggcggcggcggtagcgccccatccggcgaggtgggctgtcCTGCTCGTGATGGTGACGATGGCTACTGCGGATCCAACGCCCCGTTTGGATCCGTCGCGGGGAGGCCTTTCGCCGACAGGCGGCGCGTGGAGGGACCGGTGAGGAGATGCCGGAGTACCGACCGCAATATACGTCTTCGTGGCGAGGTTCCACTCGGTTCCAGCCAGCCACGAGGTCGGGAAGACGTGGCTTCCGGTGAAAATCGCGCCAGACTGCGgtcttggcggacgatggcggcgtctcagACGTCGTTTCCTTCtggaggcatcgtcgttgcaggtcTCATCAACCTGATCGGGaagttccgggggaaaccctagatctggatctacTGGATCGGACGATGACGGTGCTATCGGTATCGTTCTtcctcctgggggcatcgttttggagcaagtgctggttggaggggacaagaggaggagcggtgtttcAGCTCCATTGATGACGACGGATCTCagcggcgtggcgcagtggagactcggcgcctgatgagcggagatggactcgcgcaggaggatgaCGCtgcctggcgtcatggtggcgtcggcggcagttggaccggccaaggttgatgcagcagtacagctctgaagatggattcgtggcaggtggctgcggcggcctcatacccggcaggggtCCTGATTGagaagcacgccggactggtgggtgcccatgcccggcaggcgtcctgggtgggacctcaagtctttagatgtttaggtttggctgcatggtctgtttggtattaggcccagactttcagcacccctacatcaactggatagggatggcgacagttgttgcttagtttggtggctttagacttattgttgtatgactctgtatggtcttgtgtcaataattaataaagtggccgtatgcatcgtccagatgcagaggccgggagtcgtcctccttttctaaaaaaaacaggtGCGGCAAAAGACGCGCCCGCGCGGTAAATTTAGTTTTTAGCGCACGCCGGCTGATTCcgcgcgctccagcggtggcgggaaCTTACCGTGCGGGGGAAGCGTTTACGCGCGCGGGGGAGAAAGCGGCACGCGGCGCGATAGATTTGGCGCGCCGCTTACCGCGCGCCTATAAATTGCCGCGCTCGCCACGCGCACAGCACACAGCCACGTGCCCTCCCCTCGCAACCTCGCCGCCTTGCCGCTTTGCAGCTTTCCgcaccaccaccgcgccaccatgccgccacgCCGACGGGGTGCTTCGGGCTATCGCGGCGTCCGCGAGCGCCCCAACGGCTGGTACTCCGCCGAGATACGGTCCGGcgacgtccggctcggcctcgggaCATTCCGGAGCGCGCATGAGGCGGCCCGCgcctacgacgcggcggcgtggcgcttggacaggccccggtcgcagatgaacttccgggacgtcttcacgcgcgagcaggcgcagcgcgtcgcccctccgccgcgtctcatcaccgacatggaccgtgccgaccacgctcggtggcagcgccgcctcctcgtcgctgaggaggacgagcgagccatggcggagtggcgccatcgccacccggaggacgtcgccgacGAGCATGCCTACTGGGTGGAGAGGATGGCAAGGCGCCGCGCGGAGCGGGCTGACCGGCGTCAGCAGAAGGCATTGGCGAACGAGCAGTGCGACATAGTTTCAGCAGGTGGGAGGTCGTTCTTCACCGCGGATGACGAACGTTGGGACGACATATGGATCTCAACCTCGGACGACACCGACGAGGATGATGGTGATGGTAGCGACTTGGAGTAGTTTCTATCGCTGTATGCCGTAGTagtttctatctatctatctatgctgtagtagtatctatctatctatgtatgtcGAACTATCTCTCTATGTATGTTGAACTAACTATCTATCTATGTAAAATATCTTGTATCGTTTTTTTATCTATGCAAAAAAAATTTAGAATGAGCACGCGCTGCATTTTTACCGTGCCTGCTGGAGCTACGCGCGCGTGGCtttatagcgcggctgctggagcaaacgctgcgcgccgcgccaaaccaggcgatgggTGCGCGCCAAATCAATTTTTAGCGCGCGGCGCGtccggcgcctgttggagatgctctgaggaTTTACTGACGGGCGGACGCGAACCGTAGAAATTCTCCACTTCTTTGACTGCAGAATTTCTCACTTGGTTTTGTGCCTATGGGAATTGAGATTACCTCATAATTCCGCTCAAAAAACCATACATACTTATTGTGATAATTCCCTTTAAGACATAAAGCATGTTTCTTTTCTGCACAAAAAGAGTTCAAGCTTCTGTATCATTAGGGAAGATGAAGGTAATTAAGTTCGCTCACGAGACGTACATAACTCTAAAACTCATGGGAAAGCAACGTTCTTTATGTGTTGTTCGCTCGCGTGTGGGGCTGTGGCTTGAGCGCGTCTGAATTTCCTTTGTTTACTTGTCTGACCTGAACTTCGAGATGATTTTTTTGCTTGCTTTAATTAGTTAAAATATAACGGGGTTAAGTTTCTGAGCTTTTTCGCCATCAGCAGACGCGGTGTACACACTGCTAGCATATTCTCTGACTGATGCTTCTTAGCTAAGTTTTCCAAGTGAGGTCCAAAAGGAACTtgcacaattttttttcaaaaaggggaaacaccccggcctctgcatcatcatgatgcacacaaccatttttATTGAAAGCAAATAAATAGATCTAAAACGAACATAATATCAACTAAAAtgacaaaaaaaaagaaaacaccacAAAAGGTGGGTACGAACGAAAGATTACATGACTTAACCACATAATTTATTAGTGACATGCCAGCCAAACCGGTTGAATAACGCCTGTGAAACCATCTCCAGACGCTTGCACCCAAAGGCCATGAGCCCCCAGCGTCCCCACACTAAAGTGATGACCACATACGGATCGATGCGgtggctctgaagataacctgcaaaaagctAATAGAGCGAGACCTGTTAAAAACACAGTCATTCCGGCAATTTCAAATTGCCCAAAGTAAGGCACAAACCCCTACACGGATATCAAGTATTTTGTTGATACCAACCAACCAGTTTCCAAACAAATTTAGgatacttgttggtggtggcaaattATATGCAACATGAACCGTGCGCCAAATCAAAGCCGTGAAAGGGCAGGAAATAAAAAAGATATTGAATTGTTTCAACCTTATcacaaaaacaacacttcttacaTCCATTCCAGTTTCGTTTAGCCAAATTATCTTTGGTGAGGATCACCTCCCTCTGAACAAACCACATAAATTTTTTAATCTTTAAAGGTACTTTGATTTTCCATATATGCTTTCTACGGAACATAGGCCCCGTATTAATAAGATCTTCATACATAGACTTGACAGTAAACACCCCATTGGTATTTAGTCTCCATCTAAAGACGTCAGGCGCATGAGATAGGTTGACCTACATCAACCTACGAACTAAATGGAGCCACACCATCCATTTATCGCCGATCAAGGCCCTCCTGAATTGGATGTTCAGAGGTGTTGAACCAAGGACTGATTGAACTGTATCGCCTTTCTTACGCACAATATTATACAAAGATGAATACTGAACCGCAAGCAGATTGTCCCCTAGCCAGGTATCTTCCCAGAAACTAGTGGATTGACCGTCACCAACTTCAAATGAAACTCTCATAAAGAAAGAAGACTTGACCTTCATCAAGCCCTTCCAAAATGGAGAGTCAGTTGGTTTGGCTTCCACCTGGGATAAGGTCTTCGAATATAAGTATTTATTGTGGAGGATCTCTTGCCAGACCCCTTCCTCATTTTGTAACTTGAATAGCCATTTGCTAAGCAAGCACCTATTTTTGATTTCCATGTTTTCAATGCCCAATACGCCTTGGTCCTTAGGTCTACACAAGATATCCCATTTTTCCAATCGATACTTCCGTGTGTGGTCATCACGCTACCAGAAAGAACCTAGACCGATAGAAATCAAGTCTCTTTATAATACCACTTTGGATATTTCAAAGAAAGACAACATAAACATTGTCAAACTTGTGAGAACTATGTTGATTAGAGTTAATCGTGCCCCATATGACATGAGTTTACCCTTCCAAGAActtagtttttttttcaaaacgatCTTCTATAATTTTCCATTCTTTGTTAGTGAACTTTtgatgatgaatgggtataccaAGATAAGTAAAGGGTAGTGTGCCGACCTTACACCCGAATAACTGTCTATATTGGTCTTTGttttctttggctctaccaaacaaACAAGCTCACTCTTATGAAAGTTTATCTTCAGGCCAGACAGTTGCTCAAAAAGACATAGTATCAGTTTCATATTTGCCGCCTTCTGCAAATCATTCTCCATAAAGATAACTGTATCGTCAGCATATTGAAGAATAGAGACGCCTCCCTGGACCAAGTGCGGGATGAGCCCACTAATCTGGCCATCCTCCTTAGCCCGTGCTATGAGGATGGCTAACATATCGGCTACAATGTTAAAAAGGATAGGTGACATAGGATCACCTTGTCTTAAACCTTTCAGGGTTTGGAAATAATGACCAATATCATCATTTACCTTGACCCCGACACTCCCACTCTGAACAAAAGATTGCACTCGTTGACGCCATTCGGCTGCGAACCCTTTCATCCAGCTTGTTGAAGAAAAGGCCATCTGACTTTATCATACGCCTTTTCAAAATCAACCTTAAAGACAACTCCATCAAGTTTCTTTTTGTGAAGCTCATGGA is drawn from Triticum dicoccoides isolate Atlit2015 ecotype Zavitan chromosome 6B, WEW_v2.0, whole genome shotgun sequence and contains these coding sequences:
- the LOC119325178 gene encoding uncharacterized protein LOC119325178; the protein is MANPSATATASASTSRASCWATSTAKLTCLCSPTNHPGSFRCTRHRNTRGRPETSSSNRASHQSTAPGASATVRVEGITRSGVVGAGGRTTKGRSVLRAHLLRLVSAPSSAGRDHRRCRDFKPRPSRLGRLAVTA